Proteins encoded in a region of the Diospyros lotus cultivar Yz01 chromosome 9, ASM1463336v1, whole genome shotgun sequence genome:
- the LOC127809938 gene encoding WEB family protein At2g17940 yields MDPQTPSPPSEKPTGTDHHLKATIDTSRPFSSVKEAVAIFGEKLLTGELYWSPKPSTGTASSTPRQEYYYSPWKLCPSPTKSNNQEQEEALVDTVKRLEAELEETKIELKVLKKKESETEVALASLNAELHKNMSKIAQAEAAAAAKAVAVRTSSLGEEEKKRGLVVRMEDSPTLARILDIGEEEDRRLFGGRKERTMKIRKKKPIVPLVTDLFSRKKDQSPASIHSSLFSSTHVFL; encoded by the coding sequence ATGGATCCTCAGACTCCTTCCCCTCCCAGTGAGAAGCCAACCGGCACAGATCACCACTTGAAAGCCACCATCGACACTTCTCGGCCTTTCAGCTCTGTCAAAGAAGCAGTGGCCATATTCGGCGAAAAGCTTCTGACCGGAGAGCTCTACTGGTCACCAAAGCCTTCCACTGGCACTGCCAGCAGTACTCCAAGGCAAGAGTACTATTACTCACCATGGAAACTCTGTCCAAGTCCCACGAAAAGTAATaatcaagaacaagaagaagccCTAGTGGATACTGTAAAGAGACTTGAGGCTGAGCTTGAAGAGACAAAAATAGAGCTGAAGGTgctgaagaagaaagagtctgAGACCGAGGTGGCTTTAGCCTCACTGAATGCTGAGCTTCACAAGAACATGTCAAAGATAGCACAGGCTGAGGCAGCGGCAGCAGCAAAAGCAGTGGCAGTGAGAACAAGCAGCTTgggggaagaagagaaaaagaggggTTTGGTAGTGAGAATGGAGGATTCACCAACTCTGGCTCGTATTCTGGAtattggagaagaagaggatagGCGCCTGTTCGGAGGAAGAAAGGAGAGGACCATgaagataaggaagaagaagcctaTTGTTCCTCTTGTCACAGACTTGTTTTCAAGGAAAAAGGATCAATCTCCTGCTAGTATCCATAGCTCTCTCTTTTCATCTACCCATGTGTTTCTTTGA